The stretch of DNA AAAAGAAGTGAGGGAAATTACCGAAGGATCTTAACGTAAAAAGGAGAGGACTTCGTGAAAAAATGGAGATTGGCGCTGTGTCCATCATGCAGAAAGGGACACAGCGCTCGTGGAAAAAGAACGAAGTGTGGATCGGCTATTTGTTTTTGCTTCCCTCTGTATTTCTTTTAATCAGTATGGGTGTTTATCCACTCCTCCGCACTGTCATTCTGAGCCTTTATGATGCGACATTTGCTTCGGAAGGTGCCCAGTTTATCGGGTTTGGGAATTATGCTGCTCTGCTTGAAGATCCATGGTTTTGGATGGCGTTGAAGAACACGTGGGGCTTCACGATCATGACGGTGCTTGCTGAAACAGCTCTCGGACTCGGTGTGGCTTTGTTTCTTAACGTTTCTTTTAAAGGGCGGCGCTGGATGCGGGCAGCAGTACTCATTCCTTGGGCTGTTCCGACGGTTGTGTCGGCACGAATGTGGGAGTGGTTGTTAAATGCGGAATACGGATTAATCAATTATTTGCTCGTTCAAGCCAATATCATTTCTGAAAACTTTAATTGGCTTGGAAACATTGACACGGCGTTATACGCCACGATGGTGGCGGATGTATGGAAAACGACACCATTTATGGCGTTAATTCTTTTGGCAGGCCTTCAAGTGATATCCGATGAGGTCTATGAAGCTGCGGCGATTGACGGTGCGACGAAACTCCAGGCTTTTTTGAAAATCACATTGCCAATGCTTCTACCGACGTTAATCATGGGTGTCCTGCTGCGGTCGCTCGATGCATTTCGTGTGTTTGACCTGATTTATGTCATGACTGGTGGCGGGCCAGCCAATTCGACTGAGGTCTTATCGACTTATGCCTATAAGACAATATTTTCTTCTTCTGAAGTTAGTGAAGGTGCTGCAATTTCAACGACGATGGCATTGTCTGTCTTTGTTTTGGCAATCGTGTTGATCCTTTGTTTGCAACTGGTAAACCGGCGACTGGGAGGTGGAGCTTGATGAAAAGAGTCTTTTTTTGGATCATCGGCAGCTTGATTTTTGTTGGTCATGTTGGCCCGTTTGCCTGGCAGCTCATCACCTCTTTTAAATATGACCGTGATTTAGCTCGCTTGCCACCATTGTTGCCACCAGAAATAACGTTTGTTCATTATGAACGTTTGTTTGCGGGTTCTGACTTTTACTTGTACGTCATCAATAGCTTTATCGTGGCTTTAGGTGTCACTTTAGGCTGTTTAATGATCGGCAGTATGGCTGCCTACTCTTTGGCCCGGTTGCGAATCTGGGGGAGGGGTATGTTTTTAGGTGGTTTTTTAGCGCTGTCTATGTTTCCGCAAATCGCTGTCGTCATGCCTTTATACGATCTCGTGCAGCAGCTCGGCCTTTATAATACACACATTGGCTTAATTGTCACCTATACGTTAATTGGGTTGCCGCTCAGTGTATGGCTCATGTACGGCTTCTTTTTAAAAATACCTAAGCAGCTTGAGGAAGCGGCTTATATGGATGGATGTGGACAAGTAAGGTGCTATTGGAACATTGCGATGCCGCTTGTCACACCAGGCCTCGTCACTGGTGGGCTTCTCGTATT from Litoribacterium kuwaitense encodes:
- a CDS encoding carbohydrate ABC transporter permease; amino-acid sequence: MQKGTQRSWKKNEVWIGYLFLLPSVFLLISMGVYPLLRTVILSLYDATFASEGAQFIGFGNYAALLEDPWFWMALKNTWGFTIMTVLAETALGLGVALFLNVSFKGRRWMRAAVLIPWAVPTVVSARMWEWLLNAEYGLINYLLVQANIISENFNWLGNIDTALYATMVADVWKTTPFMALILLAGLQVISDEVYEAAAIDGATKLQAFLKITLPMLLPTLIMGVLLRSLDAFRVFDLIYVMTGGGPANSTEVLSTYAYKTIFSSSEVSEGAAISTTMALSVFVLAIVLILCLQLVNRRLGGGA
- a CDS encoding carbohydrate ABC transporter permease encodes the protein MKRVFFWIIGSLIFVGHVGPFAWQLITSFKYDRDLARLPPLLPPEITFVHYERLFAGSDFYLYVINSFIVALGVTLGCLMIGSMAAYSLARLRIWGRGMFLGGFLALSMFPQIAVVMPLYDLVQQLGLYNTHIGLIVTYTLIGLPLSVWLMYGFFLKIPKQLEEAAYMDGCGQVRCYWNIAMPLVTPGLVTGGLLVFIFAWNEFLFALTFTNSPDAQTIPVGIAMMPQLFYIPWGDMAAATILVTLPLIVLVLI